In Osmerus mordax isolate fOsmMor3 chromosome 27, fOsmMor3.pri, whole genome shotgun sequence, the sequence aggaggtgaTAGCTGAGAAGGACAAAAACAATGGATtgctgatggtggtgatgattaGACCTGGTTTCTCCTGTGTCTCACTTACTCccaacctttctctctcctccagaggcAACTCTAAGTACCACTATTATGGGATCAGGCTGAAGCCAGACTCCCCGCTCAACAGGGCTGCAGGAAGACTCCCAGTACATGGCCATGAGGCAGCAACCTGTCCACCAGAAACAGAGgtgagatctctctctctctctctctctctctctctctctctctctctctctctctctctctctctctctctctctctctctctctctctcctccatctctctctctctcctccatctctctctctctctcctccatctctctccctctctctctctctcctccatctctctctctcccctcccctcctctggcctCTGTCTCCATCACATGACCTCAGGGTCGTCAACCAGCTTCGGTCCATTTCCCCCATTTGAACGTTTGAATGCGAGGAGCCCTCGAAGGCCCTCGGCCAGCAGAACTTGTAAACACTTTGCTCCGAGCCGTCCTGACTGTGTCCCACATGTAACCTGTCGCACCTGCCTctcatctccaccctccctcctttcctcccctccctccactgctTATTatgcacctctccccctcccctccccagccatCCTTTAGTTCTTCCCAGCCCCACCCAACATAGCTGtgctgccctctcccctctccgcaGGTTCAAGCCCCTGCAGAAGGTGGACGGCATGGCGGACGGCCCTCTCCGGGGGCTCCCAGCACTCGGCCAGCACCCCGGAGCAGTCCGTGGCTGCCCAGagccagcaccaccagcagtACATCGGtgaggaacccccccccccctcccctcacacccggCCACCACCAGATACCTCAAGGCGTCTCATAAGAGACATTCGAGATGCCCGCGAGGCATTCCTTACATTCAAGACATCTCCGGGCGCGTTCCCAAGAGGTGCTCCGTCGTGGATCGTGCGTGCCGGGACGAGCGTGTACTgacgcctgcgtgtgtgtgtgtgtgtgtgtgtgtgtgcgtgcagatgTGACCCACGTCCTGCCCCCGTTCCCCAGCCCGGACCTgggctctcttcctctgcccgaGCGCATCAACATGAACGACGTGAAGAAGCTGCAGAACCTGTACAGGGACCACTGTGAGGTAggtcccctgcctgccagccccagGACGACGTGCCTGCGGCCCGCACCGCTGCTCTCGCCAGGTGTCCTCTCATGCCAGCAGCCCCTGCCTGGACCAGGAGACGATATAGGGGGGGATGTGGCATTTCAGAGTTAGCGCCAGAGTAGCTCCTTAGTCAGTGATGGATGAGGTGGATGAATAACACTCCCTGGGTGAGATgcttggggaggggggatattgaattaaagatgtgtgtgtgtgttggttagttggggggggggggatgctttccagacacgtgtgtgtgtgtgtgcggagagagggagagagagaaggagtgaggaggGCGCGGCCACAAATAAGCTTCATTAAAACCGCGGAgtggtgttttttttatcatattacccctgccctccccctggtcAGCCGCGCCGCGCCGCTTTTGTTCCCCGGCCCCTTTCATCTCCGCGCAGCTTTCAAGACATGCCAATTAACCTTTCAGCTCGCCGGGGCGGACATCTTGGTGTCTTTGTGGCGGCCCCCCTGCCGGGCTTTGTGCCGGCTTGTCTGTGCACGGCCACACCGGCTCCTGCCTTTGTCTGCCGCCGCTTCTCCCGGCCCCGTGCACTCCCGGTTTGACTGTTTTGTGGGCCGTCTGCACCCCtggaagaccccccccccccccgaaaagaGATATGTTAACCGCGCTGACGCAGGCTTTATTGACAGTCATTGAAATCTACCACGTGAATCAAAGTAACGAGGGGAGAtttggaaaagagaggagagatggatgttcGAGGAGGCCAGGGCTTTCTCCACCctgctttcatttgaacgtGTGGATTATCAGGACTCTATTTCTGGATATTGATTTGTACAGGCAGTGTCTCCGCCACCTGTCCTATACAGATCCACCCACATTGGGTCCTAGTGCTCCATTCATTAATGTCAAGGTTTAGATAAGAAACCAAATATCCTGCTATCAACCACACCATTAGGCCACCGCTGTAAAATATAAATGGGTAAATGGCTAATAAAAACTGGGTGGAATAAATCATTGAGAGCTATGATggcagcgagtgtgtgtgtgtggggggggtctgtctgtgtgtgtgtgggggggggtctgtgtcgGTGAGGGAAGTTTCTAGACAGACCTCCAGCCTGTGTTTTTAAGGCGTGCGGTTTTTCCTGTGTGGTTGGCTTGTTTGTAGGAGCCGGGgaattctccctttctctttttttttcttctttctttttctcttctttttttgttgttttggagtTGGGAGTGTTTGAGCCGTTAACGTGGGCAACGGTAAACAAGGTTGCCATGGCGATCCTTGGAGAGGAAGCAAAAACATATCATGTGATTGGAAGGAAAGCCTACCCCCACTCTGTAACTGGATCCAGCGTGCGTGTCCTGCCAGAAGGAGAATCTCTGGGCATGGTGTGAATCAGCCTGAATAGAGACACTGTACTGGGAtacgaacacacactctgacagactaacacacacacactctaaagaCTCACTTCTGCCCACAGTACAGGGCTGTTCCTTTTTTAATCCTCTCCTGTACCCCCATTATCTCCCTCAGAGCCTTTTGTTTTTGAAGTGTagctagtccccccccccccctcagggctAGCTTTTGCGAGGCTCGGCGTTGTGAGTTGTGTAAACGCGCTCTGCTTTCTAAGACGTGTCCTCATGCATCTGAACAGGAAAGACAAGGGAAGTCACGTGACACGAGGGGAAACTCGCCCGTTTCTGGGTCAGGTGTGGGTTGATTTTAAGAACTTCAAACTACTAATCAGTTTCGGTAATTTAGTGCACTGACATCAGGTTCATTCTGAAGGTACAGTAATTAGTTTTCTATTGTTTGTAGTGAGTTTCTAGCTGGTTCagcggtggggtgggggggggggagagagtctgGAGCTGACTGGTTCATTCAGCTGAGAGCTAGGGCGAGGGCTGCAGCACAAACTTTGTTGTGTGTCTGGTTGCTATGGGCTCAGCTCTGTGTGTtttgccctcccctctctcccctccctctctcccctcctctccctcccctcccctctctctcccctcccctctctctcccctcccctcgctctctctctctctctctctctctctctctctctctctctctctctctctctctctctctctctctctctctctctctctcctcacacaggcTACCTGGATGTGGTGATGAACCTCCAGTTCCACTACATTGAGAAGCTTTGGCAGACCTTCTGGTATTCAACAGCGCCATCTAGTGACGGCTCCACCACCATCCCAGCAGGTCAGACTCCAGATACCGGCCATTTGAATCAGTTGAAAGAATAGATTTGAATCAAATACTAGACTAAGTattaaatagtttttttttttttttttcatgttcaAGTACAGTCAGTGAACAGTTAGTGTGAAGGCAAGtggctaactgtgtgtgtgtgttgtgtgtgtgtgtgtgtgtgtgcgcagtgacGTGGACATGGACGGGGTGATCCCCAGGGAGAAGCTGGTGGCCCTGTGCAAGTTACGAGCCAGTGAGGCTCTGGATGAGAGGCTGTGACCACGTCCTGTACCAGGCCCTGGTGGAGATCCTCATCCCCGACGTGCTGCGTCCTGGTCCCCAGTGAgtaccccgcccctcccccttctcttctgTGTCGCACGGCCCCCTCTCCCATGGTAACCTCCTTCCCCGACTGTCCGGTTTCCAGGCACTCTGACCCAGCCATCCGAAACTTCGCTAAGAGCCTGGAGGGCTGGCTGACCACCGCCATGAACGACTTCCCCCAGGAGATCGTCCGCACCAAGGTGGGTGACCCCAGCCCgctgctccccccccctgcccaccaCACCCTGACCCTGTGTCCTGTAGTCACATGATGACCAGTGCTACACAGAACATGGAAACCTTGATCGTATATAGTTCGTTTTACTTACTGTCGATGATTTATTTGTAGCAACAAAATAACGGTACTATGATACCTTGAATTCATGTAGCAGACCAAGAGACGTACagggctggatttgaaccatccactaaaccatctcccccccctTGTGTCCTGTAGGCGGCGGTAGTGAGCGCGTTCGCCCAGACCCTGCGCAGGTACACGTCTCTGAACCACCTGGCCCAGGCGGCTCGGgccgtcctccagaacaccTCCCAGATCAACCAGATGCTCAGCGACCTGAACCGCGTCGACTTTGCCAACGTGCAGGTAAGCAAAGGCGCCGGGGGCTGAGGCCGTTTTGACTACGtcagcgctgtgtgtgtgtgtgtttgtgtgtgccgaGACGTGCCctcagcctctgtgtgtgtgtgttcccccccctccaggagcaGGCGTCCTGGGTGTGCCAGTGTGACGAGAGCGTGGtgcagaggctggagcaggactTCAAGGTGACGCTGCAGCAGCAGAGCTCCCTGGACCAGTGGGCCTCCTGGCTGGACAACGTGGTCAACCAGGTCCTCAAGCCCCACGAGGGCAGCCCCAGTTTCCCCAGGGCCGCCCGGCAGTTCCTGCTCAAGTGGTCCTTCTACAggtacccccctccctcgcctcctcaCCCAGGGGTCGG encodes:
- the rfx2 gene encoding LOW QUALITY PROTEIN: DNA-binding protein RFX2 (The sequence of the model RefSeq protein was modified relative to this genomic sequence to represent the inferred CDS: inserted 1 base in 1 codon; deleted 4 bases in 4 codons), producing the protein MLLFGRSLCLNLGGCLLWCLCSCAFSLSPYVSLPLSLSFSTPPSCSPSMQSSEGGSDSSSSVALRQSTSAQAPVVQPVPASQQRVLVQATGSAQKGAQVQQLSVPRVQQVPQQVQQVQHVYPPQVQYVGESGEAVYTNGTLQWLLDNYETAEGVSLPRSXLYNHYLRHCQEQKLDPVNAASFGKLIRSVFMGLRTRRLSSRGNSKYHYYGIRLKPDSPLNRLQEDSQYMAMRQQPVHQKQRFKPLQKVDGMADALSGGSQHSASTPEQSVAAQSQHHQQYIDVTHVLPPFPSPDLGSLPLPERINMNDVKKLQNLYRDHCEVGYLDVVMNLQFHYIEKLWQTFWYSTAPSSDGSTTIPASDVDMDGVIPREKLVALCKLEPVRLWMRGCDHVLYQALVEILIPDVLRPGPQHSDPAIRNFAKSLEGWLTTAMNDFPQEIVRTKAAVVSAFAQTLRRYTSLNHLAQAARAVLQNTSQINQMLSDLNRVDFANVQEQASWVCQCDESVVQRLEQDFKVTLQQQSSLDQWASWLDNVVNQVLKPHEGSPSFPRAARQFLLKWSFYSSMVIRDLTLRSAASFGSFHLIRLLYDEYMFYLVEHRVAQATGETPIAVMGEFSDLTSMMPSLMDKDPSFSDDMSDMGSDADVSRGPNEPAVKRERIEINHSLQEI